The Piliocolobus tephrosceles isolate RC106 chromosome 3, ASM277652v3, whole genome shotgun sequence genome has a window encoding:
- the NAA11 gene encoding N-alpha-acetyltransferase 11 produces the protein MNIRNARPDDLMNMQHCNLLCLPENYQMKYYLYHGLSWPQLSYIAEDEDGKIVGYVLAKMEEDPDDVPHGHITSLAVKRSHRRLGLAQKLMDQASRAMIENFNAKYVSLHVRKSNRAALHLYSNTLNFQISEVEPKYYADGEDAYAMKRDLSQMADELRRQVDLKKGGYVVLGSRENQETQGSTLCGSEEACQQNNPDTEESGSDSKESKESVESTNVQDSSEGSDSTS, from the coding sequence ATGAACATCCGCAACGCTCGGCCAGACGACCTGATGAATATGCAGCACTGCAACCTCCTTTGCCTTCCTGAGAACTACCAGATGAAATACTATTTATATCATGGCCTTTCCTGGCCCCAGCTTTCTTACATCGCTGAGGATGAGGACGGGAAGATTGTGGGCTATGTCCTAGCCAAAATGGAGGAGGACCCAGATGATGTCCCGCATGGCCATATCACCTCACTGGCCGTGAAGCGTTCACACCGGCGCCTCGGCCTGGCCCAGAAGCTGATGGACCAGGCCTCCAGGGCCATGATAGAGAACTTTAACGCCAAATACGTGTCTCTGCATGTCAGAAAGAGTAACCGGGCAGCCTTGCACCTCTATTCTAACACCCTCAACTTTCAGATTAGTGAGGTGGAACCTAAATACTATGCAGATGGGGAAGATGCTTATGCTATGAAGCGGGATCTCTCGCAGATGGCAGATGAGCTGAGACGACAAGTGGACCTGAAGAAGGGCGGGTATGTGGTCCTGGGCTCCAGGGAGAACCAGGAGACACAGGGCAGCACACTTTGTGGTTCTGAAGAGGCCTGTCAGCAAAATAACCCGGATACCGAAGAAAGTGGCAGTGACAGCAAAGAATCTAAGGAGTCTGTGGAGAGCACCAACGTCCAAGACAGCTCAGAAGGCTCGGATTCCACCTCCTAG